TTGTGGATCTTGTAAGCTTGATCCACTTTACGGTCTAGCGCAAGCTGAACCATCTCTGAAAATTCTTTGGGATAACCCTGCCCGATTACCGATATCACACCATTACCGCCAGCTAAAGTTACAGGAAGTGTAAATTCGTCGTCGCCGGAAACCAGGTTAAAGTGTGCAGGTTTAAGCCTTAAAATATCGAAATACTGTAAAATATTAGGTGCGGCTTCTTTAATCATGATGAGATTCGGAAATTCTTCAGCGAGTCTTAAAGTTGTTGAAGCTTCAATGTTTTGGCCGGTTCTGGATGGAACGTTATAAATAATTATCTTTTTTCCGGTTCCTGCCAACATTTTATAATGTTGGTAAAGACCTTCCTGATTGGGTCTGTTGTAATACGGCGACACAGAAAGAACCGCTTCGAAGGCTGAAAGATCAGTCTCCTCGATCTGTTTTTTCACTTCCATCGTATTGTTTCCGCCAATACCCAAAACCAACGGTACACGTTTGTTATTGGCTTTGATGATATGGTTGATCACTTCGCTTTTTTCCTGATCAGAAAGTGTGGCAGCCTCAGCCGTTGTTCCAAGCACTACCAGATAACTGGTGCCGTTTTCAATGTTGAAATCGACAAGCTTTGTGAGTGAATCAAAATCAACGCTAAGATCTTCGTTAAAAGGCGTTACCAACGCAACACCAACTCCTTTTAAAATGCTCATTTTTTTGTAATTATAGCTTCAAAAATACAAAATTTATTGCGAGAATTCCGTTAAAACGGCCACCGAATTATATTCATATCTTTATATTTGCAAAAACAGATATTTATCTCCATGAAACATAAATTCCTGCTGCTTGTTCCGGCCCTTTTGCTTATTTCAGCATGCAGAACGCCGCTTTCAATAGTGCAGACCGAGACGCAAAAGAACATTTCTATTAACGCAGATTTGCCGGAAGACCAGCGCCTCAAAAGCGTTATCGAACCTTATAAAAAGGAGGTCGAAGCCAAGATGAATACCAGGATTTCCCACACGTCGGTGGATCTTAACAAGCAGGGCGACAACAGTAATTTGGGTAATCTGCTTGCCGACTATACTTTCGAAGGCGCGGATAAATGGGCGAAAGATAATGGCATACCTGGCGGCGTGGATGCGGTGGTGATCAATATTGGCGGAATCCGCTCTACAATTGGCGCCGGAGATATTCTTACTAGGCATGTTTTTGAAGTGATGCCGTTCGAAAATGAAGTAATTATCGTCAAAATGAAAGGTTCGGATTTGAGTGGGCTTTTCGATTATTATCTTAAGACTCAAACAAACAATCCGGTTTCCCGGCTGTATATCGAAACCGATAATGGCAACCTTACAAAGCAGCTGATAAATGGAAAAGAAGTGGTGCCGACGCAGTTTTACTACATCGCAACTTCAGATTATCTGGCTTTAGGCGGCGATAATATGGCGTTTTTTGGTAAAGGAGAAATGATTTCTACCGGCATTAAACTCCGGGAACTTTTCCTCGAAAAATTTAAGGCAGATCCCGAAATCGTGCCGCCTGTGGATATCCGATTAAATTTTAAAAACAAAAAAAACAGAACCAATGGATAGAAAGAAATTTCTTAAAACAATTGGTGGCGGTTCGTTAGCACTCACTTTGGCACCGAACATTCTGCTGGCTGAAAACCTGAATCTGCTGAGCAGCAGCGATAAAAAACTTACGATACTTCATACCAACGACCAGCACAGCCGAATTGAACCTTTCGATTCAACCTACAGCAAAAACCCTAATCAGGGTGGTTTCGCGAGGCGTGCGGCATTGATACAAAAGATTAGGGAGCAGGATAAAAATGTGCTGCTTCTCGATTCGGGAGATGTTTTTCAGGGAACGCCTTATTTTAATTTCTATGGTGGCGAACTGGAATTTAAACTGATGTCGATGATGGGTTATGAAGCGTCTACGATGGGAAATCACGAGTTCGATAATGGTCTCGAAGGTTTTAAGAAAGCTTTGCCAAGTGCTAAGTTTCCGTTTATTTGCTCTAATTACGATTTCGAAAATACCGTTCTTGAAGGACAGACTGTACCGTATAAAATCATTAATAAAAATGGCATCCGTGTCGGGATTTTCGGCCTCGGCATTGAACTCGCCGGTCTCGTAGGCAAAAAGAGTTACGGTGAAACAAAATATCTGGATCCTGTTGAGATCGCCCAGCATTATTCGGATCTCCTCAGAAAAGAGAAAAAATGTGATCTGGTTGTTTGTCTTTCGCATCTTGGATACGATTTCCGCGATTATCCGACGAAAGTTTCAGATAAGATCCTCGCGGCCAAAACCGATGGCATCGACCTGATTTTGGGTGGACACACGCATACTTTTCTGCCGGAACCACAAAAAATGAAAAACGTATCAGATCAGACCGTTCTTGTGAATCAGGTGGGTTGGGCCGGACTTCTTTTGGGAAGAATTGACTTTTATTTTGACAAAAACAAAGCAGTTAAAAATATTTCGTGGCATAACCAAGTTATAGATGATACGATCTTGGTTTAAACCGCAAATAGGCCGGTGCCCTTAGATAAATACACAAGAATTTCTGATGAAAAAAACAGTACTGTTTATACTTTTTCTTTTTTCCCTGCAGCTTTCGGCTCAGGTTATTTCTTCCACACGCTGGACGGACCTTTTCTCTTACAACAACGTAATTGCAGTTCGCGAAGATGACGGAAAACTGATTGCAGCAACCGAAAACGGCATATTTTATTACACGCCTGCATCAGGCGAAGTAACGAAGCTTTCGAAAGCCAACGGGCTGCACGAAGTGAAGATTTCTGCGTTCGATTACAATCCTGAAACCAAGATCGGCTTAGTGGGATATCTGAACGGTTCAATGGACGTTATTACACCGGAAGGTATCACGTATGTGGTAGATATTCCGATAGCCACGGGCTACAATGGCAACAAAAAAATAAATCATATATCGATTACGGGAGATCTTGCAGTGGTTTCGGTTGGTTATGGCGTTTCAATTTTCAGGTTAGATAAGAAAGAATTTGCTGATTCTTCTTTCTTCGTCACCGGCGGCGGCGTTTACGAGGCCTGTCGCGAAGCCGTAATTAAAGATAATGTGGTGTATGCCGCAACTTCAACAGGGCTCAAATCTCATGAAATTAATACTACATTTACAATTTACTCTACTTGGACGCCTT
This window of the Flavobacteriaceae bacterium 3519-10 genome carries:
- a CDS encoding Dihydrodipicolinate synthase, translated to MSILKGVGVALVTPFNEDLSVDFDSLTKLVDFNIENGTSYLVVLGTTAEAATLSDQEKSEVINHIIKANNKRVPLVLGIGGNNTMEVKKQIEETDLSAFEAVLSVSPYYNRPNQEGLYQHYKMLAGTGKKIIIYNVPSRTGQNIEASTTLRLAEEFPNLIMIKEAAPNILQYFDILRLKPAHFNLVSGDDEFTLPVTLAGGNGVISVIGQGYPKEFSEMVQLALDRKVDQAYKIHNSLVEITRLIFAEGNPAGIKTVLAEKGIIQNYLRLPLVEASEGLKQKIKAAMAKI
- a CDS encoding 5'-nucleotidase, producing the protein MQKQIFISMKHKFLLLVPALLLISACRTPLSIVQTETQKNISINADLPEDQRLKSVIEPYKKEVEAKMNTRISHTSVDLNKQGDNSNLGNLLADYTFEGADKWAKDNGIPGGVDAVVINIGGIRSTIGAGDILTRHVFEVMPFENEVIIVKMKGSDLSGLFDYYLKTQTNNPVSRLYIETDNGNLTKQLINGKEVVPTQFYYIATSDYLALGGDNMAFFGKGEMISTGIKLRELFLEKFKADPEIVPPVDIRLNFKNKKNRTNG
- a CDS encoding 5'-nucleotidase; translated protein: MDRKKFLKTIGGGSLALTLAPNILLAENLNLLSSSDKKLTILHTNDQHSRIEPFDSTYSKNPNQGGFARRAALIQKIREQDKNVLLLDSGDVFQGTPYFNFYGGELEFKLMSMMGYEASTMGNHEFDNGLEGFKKALPSAKFPFICSNYDFENTVLEGQTVPYKIINKNGIRVGIFGLGIELAGLVGKKSYGETKYLDPVEIAQHYSDLLRKEKKCDLVVCLSHLGYDFRDYPTKVSDKILAAKTDGIDLILGGHTHTFLPEPQKMKNVSDQTVLVNQVGWAGLLLGRIDFYFDKNKAVKNISWHNQVIDDTILV